A region of the Streptomyces durocortorensis genome:
ACGCCCTGCTCCACGACGAGATCACCGCCCCGCTCGGAATGCACCGCACGCGCTACAACCCGCCCGCCTCCTGGAAGCCGAAGATCGCGGCGACCGAGGACGCCCGGCGGCCCTGGTCGGGCCTGGAGCGCGGGCTGGTCTGGGGCGAGGTGCACGACGAGAACGCGTTCAGCCTGGACGGGGTGGCGGGCCACGCCGGGGTGTTCTCCTGCGCCTGGGACCTGGCCGTCCTCGCCCGGACCCTCCTCAACGGCGGGACCTACGGCCGCTCCCGCATCCTGTCCGAGGACTCGGCCGACCTCCTGTTCACCGACTTCAACACCGCGTTCCCGGGCGACGAGCACGGGCTCGGCTTCGAGCTCTACCAGCACTGGTACATGGGTGCGATGGCCACCCCCCGCAGCGCGGGCCACACCGGGTTCACCGGTACCAGTCTGGTCCTCGACCCGTCGACGGACACCTTCCTCATCGTGCTGGGCAACTCCGTTCACCCGGTGCGGAGCTGGCGCTCGGGCAGCGCGCCCCGGGTGGCGGCCGCGAACCGGCTGGCTCGGGCCGTCCCGGTCCGGCCCGAGCGGGGGCGTACGGCCTGGTTCTCGGGGATGGCGAGCGCGTCCACCGCCACGCTGACCCTGCCCGCCCTGCGTCTGGGCTCGGCCCGGGCCCGGCTGGACTGCGCGCTGTGGTGGGACACCGAACCGTCCGCCGACCGCCTCGTCCTGGAGGCGTCGGAGGGGGCAGCGGGGCAGGACTGGCAGCCCGTGCCGTTCACCACCGTGCGCCCGGGCCCCGGCCACCGCCCGGACCCGCAGCCGCACCCGGCGGGCTGGGTGTCCGGCTGGTCGGGTCGCGTCTGGCACCGGCTGGAGGCGGACCTGTCGGCGTGGCGCGGGAAGCGTGTCCGGCTGCGGTGGCGCTACACGACGGACCAGCTGTACGTGGGGCGCGGCGCGTACGTGGACGGCCTGCGGGTCCGCGACGGAGCCCATACGGTCTTCGACTCCGACCGGCCCCGGGACGCGGGGCGGATCGGGGCGGCGGGCTGGGTGCCGTCGGCGGACTGAGCGACCCGGACCACGCGGCGGGCCGGGTCGCCTGCCGGCCACCGCCCGTTCGCGTCCCCGGGCCGCCCCCGCTCACCGCCCCAGCGCGGCCATCGCCGCGTTGTGGCCGGGAACCCCGCTGACCCCGCCGCCGCGCACCGCGCCCGCCCCGCAGAGCAGGACGTTGGCGTGCGCGGTCTCCACGCCCCAGCGGCCGGTGCCCTCCTCCGCGTACGGGAACGCGAGGTCGCGGTGGAAGATGTGGCCGCCGGGCAGCCTCAGGTCGCGCTCCAGGTCGAGCGGGGTCTTGGCCTCGATGCAGGGTTCGCCGTTCTCGTCGAGGGCCAGGCAGTCGGTGACCGGCTCCTCCAGGTGGGCGTCCAGTTCGGCGAGGGTCGCCTTCAGCAGGGCGGCGCGGGCGGCCTCGTTGTCGGCGGCGAACAGCCGCGCCGGAGTGTGCAGGCCGAACAGGGTCAGGGTCTGGTAGCCGCGCGCGGCGAGCTCGGGGCCGAGGATCGAGGGGTCGGTCAGCGAGTGGCAGTAGATCTCGGACGGCGGGGCGGCGGGCAGCCGTCCGGCCGACGCCTCCCGGTAGGCATCGGCCAACTGCCCGTACCCCTCGGCGATGTGGAACGTCCCGGCGAAGGCCTGCCGCGGGTCGACCGCGCGGTCGCGGAGCCTCGGGAGCCGGGTGAGCAGCATGTTCACCTTGAGCTGGGCGCCCTCGGAGGGCGGGGGCGGGGTGTCCCCGAGGAGGGCGGCCAGTGCCTGCGGGGAGGCGTTGACGAGTACCCGGCGGGCGGCGACGGTGTGTTCGCCGTCCGGGGTGCGGACGGCGACCTCGGCGGCGTGGCCGTCGGTCTCGATCCGGGTCGCCTCGTGCCGTACGCGGATCTCGGCGCCCGCCGCGCGGGCCGCCTCGGCCAGCGCGTCGGTGAGTGCGCCCATGCCGCCGACGGGGACGTCCCAGTCTCCGGTGCCGCCGCCGATGATGTGGTAGAGGAAGCACCGGTTCTGGAGGAGCGATGCGTCGTGGGCGTCGGCGAAGGTGCCGATCAGGGCGTCGGTAAGGACGACGCCGCGCACGAGGTCGTCGGTGAAGTTCCCCTCCACGGCCACGCCGAGGGGTTCCTCGAACAGCATCCGCCAGGCGTCGGGGTCATCGATCCGCTCGCGCAGGACGTCCCGGCCGGGCAGTGGTTCGGTGAGCGTCGGGAAGACCCGCTCGGCCACGCGTCGCGTCATCCCGTAGAACCGCTGCCAGGCCGCGTACTCGCGCTCGCCGCCGGTGAGCGCGGCGAAGGACTCCCGGGTGCCCTCGCCCGCGACGAGCAGTCCGGTGGGGCGCCCGTCGCGCACGGCGGGGGTATAGGAGGAGACGTTCCGCTTGCGTACGGCGAAGTCGAGGCCGAGGTCACGGACGATCTTGTCCGGCAGCAGGGACACCAGATACGAGTAGCGCGAGAGCCGGGCGTCCACCCCGGCGAAGGGGCGGGTCGAGATCGCCGCTCCCCCGGTGGTGCCGAGGCGTTCCAGGACCAGGACGGACTGTCCGGCGCGGGCGAGGTAGGCGGCGGCGACCAGACCGTTGTGGCCGCCGCCGACGATCACGGTGTCGTACCGGTCCCGGGCGGGCGGCTGACCTGCGACGGACCGGGGAGAGCGAGACTGAGGTGCGGGCATGCACCTTCGTAGCACGCGGCGTCCGTCCGGGACCAGAGGCGGCGGGTCACCGGGCCACGCCGCGGCGCCGGGCGTCAGCCCGGCGGTGCCGCGTTCTGTGCGCGGTGGGCGGCGAGGGCGCGGTGGATACCGGCGGCCTCCTGCGACCGTCCGAGCCGCTCCAGGCAGTGCGCCTCGTCGTTGCGGGCGGCCAGCGTCCGGGGGTGCGCGGGGCCCAGCGCCCGGCTGTGCGCCTCGGCGACCTGCCGGTACGCCACGAGTGCGTCGTTCCAGCGGCCGAGCCAGCCGAGGCCCACCGCGACCTCGCGGCGGCTGGTCACGGTGTCCGGGTGATCGGGTCCCAGGGTGCGTTCCCGCAGGGCGCAGACGTCGCGTGCCTGGGACAGGGCCTCCTCCCAGCGGCCCATCCGCCCCAGGTTGACCCCGAGGCCGTGGCGGGCGCGCAGGGTCTCGGGGTCGGCCGGCCCCGCCGTCCGCGTACGGTCGGCGACCAGCGACCGGTACAGCTCCAGGGCCTCGGCGTTGCGGCCGAGGCGGCCGAGGCTGATGCCGGTCTCGTAGCGGGCGGCGAAGGTGTCGGGGTGGTCGGCCCCGAGGGCGGTCGCGCGGGCCCGTGCCACGTCCTGGTAGGTCTCCAGCGCCTCCGCGTGGCGGCCCAGTCGGCCCAGGACGTACGCCACTTCGTAGCGGGTCGCGAGAGTGTCGGGGTGCAGCGGGCCGAGCAGCCGGGCGCGGGCGTCGGCGACCTCGCGGGCCACCTGCCAGGCCTCCTCGGGCCGCCCGAGCCGGCCGAGGTTGAACGCCAGGTTGTGGCGGCAGCGCAGGGTGTCGGGGTGGTCGGGGCCCATGGCGCGTTCGCGGGCGGCGAGGACGGTCTCGTACACCTGGTGGGCCTCGGCGTGGCGGCCGAGCTGTCCGAGGACGTACGCGGTCTCCTGGCGGGCGGCGAGCGTCTGCGGGTGGTCGGCGCCCAGGGTGCGTTCGCGGCCCTCGGCGACCCGGCCGAACTCGCGCAGGGCGTCCTCGGCC
Encoded here:
- a CDS encoding serine hydrolase; amino-acid sequence: MTGEAKGDGRAAAERRVPGGGIGRRRLGGGILALGGALALTPVPLAGAAARRRPDGAPVAGGTTNGAVGADMDAGAHRPTLRRGSAAHAGLLQEPLDQLVRDAEAYLADSPEHPWYAGAVLLAGRGGTVALHRPIGKAVRYAAYDEKTGTGVEFPADRQIPMAEDTVFDLASVSKLFTSILAVQQIERGTLELEAAVASYLPDFAGGGKQDVTVRQLLTHTSGFRSWIPLYEEPTREGKLRMLWNEVPASAPGSAYLYSDLNLISLQLILEEITGHPLDALLHDEITAPLGMHRTRYNPPASWKPKIAATEDARRPWSGLERGLVWGEVHDENAFSLDGVAGHAGVFSCAWDLAVLARTLLNGGTYGRSRILSEDSADLLFTDFNTAFPGDEHGLGFELYQHWYMGAMATPRSAGHTGFTGTSLVLDPSTDTFLIVLGNSVHPVRSWRSGSAPRVAAANRLARAVPVRPERGRTAWFSGMASASTATLTLPALRLGSARARLDCALWWDTEPSADRLVLEASEGAAGQDWQPVPFTTVRPGPGHRPDPQPHPAGWVSGWSGRVWHRLEADLSAWRGKRVRLRWRYTTDQLYVGRGAYVDGLRVRDGAHTVFDSDRPRDAGRIGAAGWVPSAD
- a CDS encoding phytoene desaturase family protein, whose protein sequence is MPAPQSRSPRSVAGQPPARDRYDTVIVGGGHNGLVAAAYLARAGQSVLVLERLGTTGGAAISTRPFAGVDARLSRYSYLVSLLPDKIVRDLGLDFAVRKRNVSSYTPAVRDGRPTGLLVAGEGTRESFAALTGGEREYAAWQRFYGMTRRVAERVFPTLTEPLPGRDVLRERIDDPDAWRMLFEEPLGVAVEGNFTDDLVRGVVLTDALIGTFADAHDASLLQNRCFLYHIIGGGTGDWDVPVGGMGALTDALAEAARAAGAEIRVRHEATRIETDGHAAEVAVRTPDGEHTVAARRVLVNASPQALAALLGDTPPPPSEGAQLKVNMLLTRLPRLRDRAVDPRQAFAGTFHIAEGYGQLADAYREASAGRLPAAPPSEIYCHSLTDPSILGPELAARGYQTLTLFGLHTPARLFAADNEAARAALLKATLAELDAHLEEPVTDCLALDENGEPCIEAKTPLDLERDLRLPGGHIFHRDLAFPYAEEGTGRWGVETAHANVLLCGAGAVRGGGVSGVPGHNAAMAALGR